A section of the Telopea speciosissima isolate NSW1024214 ecotype Mountain lineage chromosome 3, Tspe_v1, whole genome shotgun sequence genome encodes:
- the LOC122656278 gene encoding probable indole-3-pyruvate monooxygenase YUCCA5, producing the protein MFCVADHEDFLTHRNVWVNGPVIVGAGPSGLAVGACLKEQGVPFVVLERADCIASLWQKRTYDRLKLHLPKHFCQLPKLPFPEDFPEYPTKKQFIDYLELYAKKFEINPKFNECVQSAKYDETSGLWRVKTVSTSHSSGRAEVEYICRWLVVATGENAECVVPDIEGLTEFGGDIVHACHYKSGEDYRGKRVLVVGCGNSGMEVSLDLCNHNAQPSMVVRSSVHVLPREIFGKSTFELAVLMLKWLPLWLVDKLLLIMAWFVLGNIEKYGLKRPVMGPLLLKNTEGKTPVLDVGALQKIKSGDIKVVPAIKRFSQGRVEFVNGENLEVDSIVLATGYRSNVPSWLQESEFFSNNGFPKASFPNGWKGNTGLYAVGFTRRGLSGASSDAMRIAQDIGQVWKEETKQTKKRIACHRRCFSQF; encoded by the exons ATGTTTTGTGTTGCCGATCATGAGGATTTCCTTACTCACCGGAATGTGTGGGTAAATGGTCCAGTAATTGTCGGCGCCGGCCCTTCTGGACTCGCCGTCGGTGCCTGCCTCAAAGAACAGGGTGTACCCTTTGTAGTCCTTGAAAGAGCAGACTGCATTGCCTCTCTATGGCAAAAACGCACCTATGATCGCCTTAAGCTTCATCTCCCCAAGCATTTTTGCCAACTCCCTAAACTCCCATTCCCAGAAGACTTCCCTGAGTACCCAACCAAGAAACAATTCATTGATTACCTAGAATTGTatgccaagaaatttgagatcAACCCAAAATTCAATGAGTGTGTTCAATCTGCAAAATATGATGAAACTAGTGGGTTATGGCGTGTGAAGACAGTCTCTACTAGCCACAGCTCCGGCCGTGCCGAGGTTGAGTACATTTGTAGGTGGCTTGTGGTGGCCACAGGTGAGAATGCAGAGTGTGTGGTACCAGATATTGAAGGCTTAACTGAGTTTGGTGGTGATATTGTACATGCCTGCCATTACAAGTCTGGTGAGGATTACAGAGGAAAAAGAGTACTAGTTGTTGGCTGTGGCAATTCAGGCATGGAAGTCAGTCTTGATCTTTGCAATCATAATGCTCAACCATCCATGGTGGTTCGCAGTTCG GTTCATGTATTGCCAAGGGAAATCTTTGGGAAATCGACGTTCGAATTGGCGGTTCTTATGTTGAAATGGTTACCACTTTGGCTAGTTGATAAGTtgttactgataatggcatggTTTGTGCTTGGAAATATTGAGAAATATGGACTGAAGAGGCCTGTAATGGGTCCATTGTTGCTCAAGAACACTGAAGGAAAGACCCCTGTTTTGGATGTTGGTGCATTACAGAAGATCAAATCTGGTGACATCAAGGTTGTTCCTGCAATCAAAAGGTTCTCACAAGGTAGAGTTGAGTTTGTTAATGGAGAAAATCTTGAAGTCGATTCGATTGTTCTCGCTACTGGTTATCGCAGCAATGTTCCTTCTTGGCTACAG gaAAGTGAATTTTTCTCTAACAATGGATTCCCAAAGGCTTCATTCCCAAATGGGTGGAAAGGAAACACTGGGCTTTATGCAGTTGGGTTCACAAGGAGAGGGCTCTCTGGTGCCTCCTCTGATGCTATGAGAATAGCACAAGATATTGGGCAAGTctggaaagaagaaacaaagcaGACAAAGAAGAGGATTGCTTGCCATAGAAGATGTTTTTCACAGTTCTGA